The following proteins are co-located in the Candidatus Nanosynbacter sp. HMT-352 genome:
- a CDS encoding lytic murein transglycosylase produces MSHNIRYKVNYFTRKKLSILIYFIASVSIATQPIAIATGYPDSYVTNDILWYKSGEADCANAAVSVSAELSKNIPSDWGKIFSAAAEKHGVNPNFLAALYLTEQGNTWKPLNSQWASSPVGASGPMQFMPGTWSGHAEDGDGDGKADIMNPYDAVFSAAHLVKSLSTDKNTPLGDIGSPWKREPMTILYAAGAYNWGGGNIQNHTSDSSPLTDAPTETQNYLKNIYELFNSDFTKSGHPNYKDPAPSGEGGSENSSASASNCANSGGVHAGSIVETAKGLINKDNPGTSSQAYEDARAKYNPEAGGDMTDCGKYVATVMRASGADPDYPPAGTSIQRNYVMNSPKYTIINTKSPSDLQPGDILVHSGAGSYGHTMIYIGDQGDGNVAVEASLGDHPPRYANIGRVQTQLGYSTNVVARLNK; encoded by the coding sequence ATGAGTCATAATATTAGATACAAGGTAAACTATTTCACGCGCAAGAAATTATCTATTCTCATATATTTCATTGCATCCGTCTCTATTGCGACACAGCCAATAGCAATAGCTACAGGATATCCAGACTCATATGTTACAAATGATATTCTCTGGTATAAAAGTGGAGAGGCAGATTGTGCTAATGCTGCAGTTTCCGTGTCGGCTGAATTATCTAAAAACATTCCGTCAGACTGGGGAAAAATTTTTTCCGCAGCAGCAGAAAAGCACGGCGTTAATCCTAACTTCCTGGCAGCATTATACTTAACAGAACAGGGAAACACTTGGAAACCACTAAACTCTCAATGGGCATCTTCACCGGTTGGCGCTAGTGGTCCTATGCAATTTATGCCGGGAACGTGGAGTGGTCACGCCGAAGACGGAGACGGGGATGGTAAGGCTGACATTATGAACCCTTATGATGCTGTTTTTTCTGCCGCACACCTAGTTAAGTCTCTGAGTACTGATAAAAATACTCCATTAGGCGACATTGGTAGTCCATGGAAGCGGGAACCTATGACAATTCTATATGCAGCGGGTGCTTACAACTGGGGCGGAGGTAATATTCAAAACCACACGTCCGACTCCAGTCCTTTAACTGACGCTCCAACGGAAACTCAAAACTATCTTAAAAATATCTACGAACTATTTAACAGCGACTTCACAAAATCAGGTCACCCAAACTACAAAGATCCGGCACCTTCAGGGGAAGGTGGTAGTGAAAACAGCTCCGCAAGTGCGTCAAATTGCGCAAATAGTGGCGGCGTACATGCCGGAAGTATAGTAGAAACAGCAAAAGGGCTGATAAATAAAGACAATCCAGGTACATCCTCGCAGGCATATGAAGACGCTCGTGCCAAATATAACCCTGAAGCCGGTGGCGATATGACAGACTGTGGAAAATATGTCGCTACCGTTATGCGCGCCAGTGGAGCTGACCCAGACTACCCACCAGCAGGCACCAGCATCCAGAGAAATTATGTGATGAATTCACCAAAATATACCATCATAAATACTAAATCTCCTAGCGACCTTCAGCCTGGTGATATATTAGTCCATAGTGGTGCAGGATCATACGGGCACACAATGATATATATCGGAGATCAAGGAGATGGTAACGTTGCGGTAGAAGCATCACTTGGAGATCATCCGCCTAGGTATGCTAATATTGGTCGCGTTCAAACGCAGCTAGGATATTCAACTAATGTAGTAGCGAGGTTAAATAAATAA
- a CDS encoding M15 family metallopeptidase, with protein MARVDYTTDSETDSRLNPAEQAKFDQISAGYDSGSELSDREKDAINDLESQFDNKDSDLNPNQNDSASAAVNNQESSVPDNGFYQPSAGKKKSPVTFKSLLKKRGPIAAIAGILGLGGGIMGIFLSPATMLQNIMENFTWKNDSATIVKESRVKKVMNRMIGASDDAGICKNKKIRCKTGRLSNRALNKFKKSGLTPVDANGNEMKLKRTGYPEKNPTHWKIEGINGGKPIEASKLKDELLKKENRKIASKVYGRTGLLKMRFRAWTGKHMSKLYNKFSLKRNSAMSKIDKKLKITERIKKFREGMPKFNNSTAVNNVKTGINKMGGKLKKGALAYTIAAGYCLAVKIPNIIAAGVTAVQLAPLLGLVMDVVLSPGSQAKASGLDSQPAAALLGQKASAAESTGSEFSQETMETIGDMLTQRGKMKDSENTEGSALDSPFLLAAMGVNNDKPGIAKNYVPGYSIVTNPIIRKINDLKGATQGACDFILSPVTMYTFMAIEGAATAAAGGWPKLVTWVGSQTLGAIVTKVAEVAVGDQVKTILEELAKKFLVPNNAQYKDLGDALGVGAAAFFASGSMGQMLPGLKMSQLAEFNGIQIANEEFQKEMDIASLSPFDTSSRYTFLGSIFHNMGNMMIANGTYSKTPVAMLSNILRLPSIALSYSSTAKAASGMYSDKYCGYAKDFYMGSGSPDDPAVNLAGLPCTGITKSQDNMSVEEAIQIAEDEGWIQKDMDISDGADISDLMTNGYIVKDTPLYDFIEDCSDASSGNYWFNSGGCVAPTNSKQAATTTTSATYKDAEGKDVTNESFGAENSAKQYDDRKLSAMSVLLIDFQIAQSINGEDEEDTPSTTAKAPDNGEAVGEPQLEEAQQDGWGGHSNGEIPDSELQALSFSSGNKMNKKAAAAMEEMNKAYKADNRSDLTINEAYRDCATQIRYSKELGSRAAPAPPCISNHGWGLAADINVGGFDSPAYKWLEANAHKYGYVNPPWAKPGGSKPEPWHWEYARKI; from the coding sequence ATGGCACGAGTTGATTACACGACGGATTCCGAAACTGACAGCAGATTAAATCCTGCTGAGCAGGCTAAGTTTGATCAAATCTCGGCTGGCTACGACAGTGGATCAGAGTTAAGTGATCGCGAAAAAGATGCCATAAATGACCTTGAATCTCAGTTTGATAATAAAGATTCGGATTTGAATCCTAATCAAAACGATTCCGCCAGCGCTGCTGTTAATAACCAAGAGTCTTCTGTTCCAGACAACGGTTTTTATCAGCCATCTGCGGGAAAAAAGAAAAGTCCAGTGACATTCAAGTCTTTACTGAAAAAACGCGGACCAATTGCAGCTATTGCCGGAATATTAGGACTGGGCGGTGGAATTATGGGAATATTTCTTAGCCCAGCGACAATGTTACAAAATATTATGGAGAATTTCACCTGGAAAAATGACTCCGCTACAATTGTTAAAGAATCTCGCGTGAAAAAAGTCATGAATAGAATGATTGGAGCAAGTGATGACGCAGGAATCTGTAAAAACAAAAAGATACGCTGTAAAACAGGGCGGCTCTCTAATAGAGCTCTCAATAAATTTAAGAAATCTGGTCTAACTCCGGTTGACGCCAATGGCAATGAAATGAAACTAAAGAGAACTGGTTACCCAGAAAAAAATCCAACCCATTGGAAGATAGAAGGAATAAACGGCGGAAAGCCCATTGAAGCCTCAAAATTAAAGGACGAATTACTAAAGAAAGAGAATCGTAAAATTGCCAGTAAGGTCTATGGCAGAACCGGTCTGCTGAAAATGCGTTTCCGTGCCTGGACAGGAAAGCATATGAGTAAGCTCTATAATAAGTTCAGCCTTAAAAGAAATAGTGCAATGTCAAAAATCGATAAAAAACTTAAAATAACAGAGAGGATAAAAAAATTCCGAGAGGGGATGCCAAAATTTAATAACAGCACAGCCGTCAATAACGTCAAGACCGGAATTAATAAGATGGGAGGTAAATTAAAAAAAGGAGCGCTAGCCTACACCATTGCTGCTGGTTATTGCTTAGCTGTAAAAATTCCAAATATTATCGCAGCAGGAGTTACCGCAGTTCAGCTAGCCCCTCTGCTCGGATTGGTTATGGATGTAGTACTATCTCCTGGATCGCAGGCTAAAGCTTCTGGACTAGATAGTCAACCTGCCGCAGCATTATTAGGTCAGAAGGCTTCAGCTGCCGAATCTACAGGCAGTGAGTTCTCTCAAGAAACGATGGAAACTATAGGCGACATGCTTACTCAAAGGGGCAAAATGAAAGATTCTGAAAACACCGAAGGATCAGCTCTGGATTCTCCATTTCTCCTTGCAGCAATGGGTGTCAATAATGACAAGCCAGGAATTGCTAAAAATTATGTGCCAGGGTATTCAATAGTTACAAATCCTATAATTCGCAAAATCAATGACCTTAAAGGCGCCACTCAGGGAGCATGTGATTTCATACTTAGCCCAGTTACAATGTACACTTTTATGGCCATAGAGGGTGCAGCTACCGCCGCCGCCGGTGGATGGCCTAAATTGGTAACTTGGGTAGGAAGCCAAACTCTCGGTGCAATAGTTACAAAGGTAGCAGAGGTAGCAGTAGGCGACCAAGTTAAAACAATTCTTGAAGAACTAGCAAAGAAATTTCTTGTACCAAATAATGCTCAATATAAGGATTTAGGTGATGCACTTGGTGTTGGAGCGGCAGCGTTCTTTGCAAGCGGATCTATGGGGCAGATGTTACCAGGGCTTAAAATGAGTCAATTGGCAGAATTCAATGGAATCCAAATAGCCAACGAAGAATTCCAAAAAGAGATGGATATTGCTTCATTAAGCCCATTTGATACATCCAGTAGATATACATTCTTAGGTAGCATATTCCATAATATGGGTAATATGATGATAGCTAATGGAACTTATAGTAAAACTCCAGTAGCAATGCTGTCTAATATTCTCAGGCTACCTTCTATAGCGCTGTCTTATTCATCCACTGCAAAAGCAGCAAGCGGTATGTATTCTGACAAATACTGTGGATACGCAAAGGACTTTTACATGGGGAGTGGGTCACCAGACGATCCAGCTGTAAATCTGGCAGGACTACCATGTACAGGTATAACTAAAAGCCAGGATAATATGTCGGTAGAGGAAGCTATACAGATTGCCGAAGATGAAGGATGGATACAAAAAGATATGGATATTTCAGATGGCGCAGATATATCCGATCTCATGACTAATGGATATATAGTTAAAGATACGCCTCTTTATGACTTCATTGAAGATTGTAGTGACGCGAGTAGCGGAAATTACTGGTTTAATAGTGGCGGGTGCGTAGCACCGACAAATTCAAAACAAGCGGCGACAACTACTACAAGTGCTACTTATAAAGACGCAGAAGGTAAAGATGTTACTAACGAATCTTTCGGAGCTGAAAATTCCGCTAAGCAATACGACGACAGAAAGCTTTCCGCTATGTCAGTATTACTAATTGACTTCCAAATCGCACAGTCGATAAATGGCGAAGACGAAGAAGACACTCCTTCAACCACAGCTAAAGCTCCAGACAATGGCGAGGCAGTTGGCGAGCCGCAATTAGAAGAAGCACAACAAGACGGATGGGGAGGCCATAGCAACGGCGAAATTCCAGACTCAGAATTACAAGCTCTATCTTTCTCGTCAGGCAATAAAATGAATAAGAAAGCTGCAGCGGCTATGGAAGAAATGAATAAAGCGTACAAAGCAGATAACAGGTCAGACTTAACAATTAATGAGGCGTATCGAGATTGCGCAACACAGATTAGATATAGTAAAGAACTAGGATCAAGAGCGGCTCCAGCCCCTCCATGTATATCAAACCACGGTTGGGGTCTTGCTGCGGACATTAATGTTGGAGGTTTTGATTCTCCCGCATATAAATGGCTCGAGGCGAACGCACATAAATACGGCTACGTTAATCCGCCTTGGGCAAAGCCTGGCGGTAGTAAGCCTGAACCGTGGCACTGGGAGTATGCAAGGAAGATTTAA
- a CDS encoding VirB4-like conjugal transfer ATPase, CD1110 family → MAKKKLDAVDIAAQQRAREQAEVEQAFLTGVRTLRDFIAPSSIELHSDHFRLGSKYGRTMYVYGYPRQIYTGWLSSIINIDEVLDISMFIYPVDTQIVLNNLRKKVTQLEATMNINMEKGKVRDPGLEAALQDAEELRDQLQIGAEKFFRYGLYITLYADSLDELNFIQHKIETIFGQQLVFSKVASSQQEQGLNSSIPQLTDELQIRRNMNTGAISTSFPFTSADLTDNKGVLYGINMHNNGLVIFDRFSLENANMVVFAKSGAGKSFTVKLEALRSMMVGADIVIIDPENEYQKLCDAVGGSYIRLSLSSDTRINPFDLPRVIDTDEADDALRANLVTLHGLLRQMLGGAGVGAGGQVVAGLSPAEEADIDQALIDTYARVGITSDPLTHNSTPPTISDLYDTLLHMGGTGPSLAQRLRKFTSGTFAGIFSQQSNIDINNNMVVFNIRDLEDELRPTAMYIVLNHIWNITRTDQRKRMLIVDEAWQLMKYDDSANFLFSLAKRARKYQLGLTTITQDVEDFVGSKMGRAIVSNSSMQLLLKQSASAVDVLAQVFKLTDEEQKRLANFPVGQGLFFAGQNHVHIQIQASDTEYNLINTNPVSQQIKPSDSPIGGYGAV, encoded by the coding sequence ATGGCAAAGAAGAAATTAGATGCTGTTGATATTGCCGCTCAGCAACGAGCACGAGAGCAAGCCGAAGTCGAACAAGCCTTCTTAACTGGTGTTAGAACTTTGCGTGATTTTATTGCGCCAAGTAGTATTGAGCTTCATTCTGACCATTTCAGACTTGGCTCAAAATATGGCCGCACAATGTATGTTTATGGCTATCCTCGTCAAATCTACACCGGCTGGCTTAGCTCAATCATTAACATCGATGAAGTGCTGGATATTAGTATGTTTATTTATCCAGTCGATACGCAAATTGTCCTAAATAACCTGCGCAAAAAAGTTACTCAGCTGGAAGCAACCATGAATATAAACATGGAAAAGGGAAAGGTGCGCGACCCAGGCTTGGAAGCGGCTTTGCAAGACGCTGAAGAATTGCGCGATCAATTGCAGATTGGCGCCGAAAAGTTCTTCCGCTATGGCTTATATATCACGCTTTACGCCGACAGCTTGGACGAACTAAACTTCATCCAGCATAAAATTGAAACTATTTTTGGTCAGCAATTGGTGTTCTCAAAAGTGGCTTCCAGCCAGCAGGAACAGGGATTGAATAGCTCTATTCCACAATTGACCGATGAACTACAGATTCGCCGCAACATGAATACTGGCGCAATTTCAACCAGCTTCCCATTCACTTCAGCCGATTTGACGGACAATAAAGGTGTGCTTTACGGAATTAATATGCATAATAATGGTTTGGTGATTTTTGACAGGTTCTCTCTGGAAAACGCCAATATGGTCGTGTTCGCTAAGTCTGGTGCTGGTAAATCATTTACCGTTAAGTTAGAAGCTTTAAGAAGTATGATGGTTGGGGCTGATATTGTGATTATCGACCCAGAAAACGAGTACCAAAAACTGTGCGACGCAGTTGGTGGCAGTTATATTCGATTGAGTTTAAGTAGCGACACGAGGATCAATCCGTTTGATTTGCCGCGTGTTATTGACACTGATGAAGCAGATGACGCGCTGCGCGCTAACTTAGTTACGCTACACGGACTGCTCAGGCAAATGCTGGGCGGCGCAGGAGTAGGAGCTGGCGGGCAAGTCGTAGCAGGATTATCGCCAGCAGAAGAAGCTGATATTGATCAAGCATTAATCGACACTTACGCACGCGTTGGCATTACTTCAGACCCGTTGACACATAATTCCACGCCGCCAACAATTTCCGACCTATACGACACTTTGCTTCATATGGGCGGAACTGGTCCAAGTCTGGCTCAGCGACTCCGCAAATTTACCTCTGGAACATTTGCGGGAATATTCTCACAACAGAGTAACATTGATATTAATAATAATATGGTCGTCTTTAATATTCGCGACTTGGAAGATGAACTGCGACCAACGGCGATGTATATTGTTCTGAACCACATCTGGAATATTACGCGCACCGACCAGAGAAAGCGTATGTTGATTGTTGACGAGGCTTGGCAATTGATGAAATATGACGATTCTGCCAACTTCTTATTCTCATTAGCCAAGCGCGCCCGCAAATATCAATTAGGACTAACGACAATCACGCAGGACGTGGAAGACTTCGTCGGAAGTAAAATGGGACGAGCAATCGTTTCCAACTCCTCAATGCAACTACTTTTGAAGCAGTCTGCCAGCGCCGTTGACGTTTTAGCGCAAGTGTTTAAATTGACAGATGAAGAGCAGAAACGACTAGCTAATTTCCCGGTTGGACAAGGTTTATTCTTTGCTGGACAAAATCACGTTCACATCCAGATTCAGGCTAGCGATACCGAATATAATTTGATCAATACAAATCCCGTATCACAACAAATAAAACCGTCAGATTCACCAATCGGCGGCTACGGAGCTGTGTAG
- a CDS encoding PrgI family protein — protein sequence MSVYKVPQDVEAEDKLLGPFSFRQFVFLIIAVIGIAIAYGLSTILLPLAIIPVPIILFFGALALPLKKDQPMEVYLAAVISFMLKPKKRLWQPDGIERLVEVIAPKVEEKTYGNNYDQAEVQRRLSYLANLVDSQGWSIRGVNDPNSSMRADLFNEGQAANDILDENSATAQNINHLINQSDVRRRQEVIQKMQTGQSATPPPAQTPQSSQPDNPTPATPLQMNPYPTMRQSVLNPASERPAASAPAQTQPTTTPQTSVNEVPPAIIELANNRDLSIETIAREANRIQQENKLSDEEVVISLR from the coding sequence ATGTCGGTGTATAAAGTTCCTCAAGATGTCGAGGCGGAGGACAAACTGCTCGGGCCGTTTAGTTTCCGACAGTTTGTATTCTTAATTATAGCTGTTATCGGAATCGCTATTGCATACGGTTTGAGTACAATTTTACTACCTTTGGCAATAATTCCTGTGCCGATAATTTTATTCTTTGGAGCGCTAGCTTTACCGCTTAAAAAAGATCAACCGATGGAAGTTTATTTGGCAGCAGTCATTTCTTTTATGCTAAAACCAAAAAAGCGTCTATGGCAGCCTGATGGAATTGAAAGATTAGTCGAAGTTATCGCGCCAAAAGTCGAGGAGAAGACTTACGGTAATAATTACGATCAAGCCGAAGTCCAGCGAAGATTATCATATTTGGCGAATCTGGTGGATAGTCAAGGTTGGTCAATTCGTGGCGTCAATGATCCTAACAGTTCAATGCGTGCCGATTTGTTTAACGAAGGACAGGCAGCTAACGACATATTGGATGAAAATAGTGCTACGGCGCAAAATATCAATCACTTAATAAATCAGTCCGATGTTCGTAGGCGACAAGAAGTTATCCAAAAGATGCAAACAGGGCAATCTGCTACGCCGCCTCCCGCGCAAACACCCCAATCATCTCAACCAGATAATCCTACTCCAGCCACACCACTACAAATGAATCCGTACCCAACGATGCGTCAATCTGTATTAAATCCAGCGTCCGAACGGCCTGCCGCGAGCGCTCCAGCTCAAACTCAACCGACAACCACGCCGCAAACTAGCGTAAACGAGGTGCCACCTGCTATAATAGAACTGGCAAATAACCGCGACCTCTCGATTGAAACGATTGCGCGTGAGGCAAATCGAATTCAGCAAGAAAATAAATTATCAGATGAGGAAGTGGTGATTTCACTACGTTAG
- a CDS encoding type IV secretion system protein, with translation MKVFMFIGKQAIKRVGWLKKSIILLCIFTLFILPIANILSAHPALASKDPSRFSNLKENEQYKFFMYASAMAKCFTLPLAVHTDVDDQLLNDNVVFSTWGDYISVYAYIGTYPEVKGFNKGGIKCNSTEFQQEAFNTFGISPNELLCYMGYSKNGLKGNNDSNAKHEECVALGLTNDFTYSGMPKNGKENFLNALKTLTGYDHTKAEEDAYIKYRKYSDWIKGCVDGEATSKSDNTWKVSVVNIAAKKVDRIYKPKGKTEYMYDGGYNKYNTPDFPSCKSIESELAIAAKKYLIILKINAVDTACAGLADEKLKACKDGANHKSDTAHCGKTYDGDEEKINACKQGQSAKIEAPEEEEGGEPKNSCGIDGGLGWLICPVMTFVANINDAAYGAISGFLDIKPAILGDNSNTSGAKQGWDFFRNIANAIFAVIFLWIIFSQISNVGVSNYGIKKILPRLIIGALLVNLSYYLCQIFVDLSNILGHTLKDALEAGAGGIGTESEAAGWGSAIAATIVGVGGVAAFAALAIGIPTLAAGFLAIMTVFIILVVRQAGIILLISMSPIAFAAWLLPNTEDLFKKWMKMFRGLLLVFPIISLLYGAGKLAGAVLASSATVDPNNPDETLQLVALAATTMPLIATPFVLQNSLSSLGSIGAKIGKMSAGAHSRFAGNIKGTAKGRVDNSVIGDTKRKYSDFINRKRASMRAGDFRTKIDNGKVGRFMGWDKGGARARATVAKAFESDVEDASTMLQGMTSDDIAKIANGTDTKASKAMRAAAIDHTMANGSFEERMEVLSSLKGVDTSIKQRAIKGSFAKGDNNIIGNKFGNDILEDKVGNMTDLKNMAIDNAAGGNLQAEHLVQNAAGTEWLVDASMKAEDKKTNKNATSAISNIKSMALKARLNPNTAKNINGKLDSTFRKVGS, from the coding sequence ATGAAGGTGTTTATGTTTATTGGGAAACAAGCAATTAAAAGGGTGGGGTGGCTTAAGAAGTCTATTATACTTTTATGCATATTTACTCTTTTTATACTACCTATAGCAAATATTTTATCAGCCCATCCCGCGTTAGCTTCAAAAGACCCGAGCAGGTTCAGTAATCTAAAAGAGAATGAACAATACAAGTTCTTCATGTACGCCTCTGCTATGGCAAAATGCTTCACCCTTCCTCTAGCGGTGCATACTGACGTTGATGACCAGCTGTTGAATGATAATGTAGTATTCTCGACGTGGGGGGATTATATTTCTGTTTATGCTTATATAGGTACATATCCGGAAGTAAAGGGGTTTAATAAGGGTGGAATAAAATGTAACAGTACAGAATTTCAGCAAGAGGCTTTTAATACATTTGGAATTTCACCAAATGAGTTACTGTGTTATATGGGCTACTCAAAGAACGGTTTAAAAGGAAATAATGATAGTAATGCAAAACATGAAGAATGTGTTGCTTTAGGATTAACTAACGATTTCACCTATAGTGGTATGCCTAAGAATGGCAAAGAGAATTTCTTAAATGCTCTTAAGACATTAACTGGATACGATCACACTAAAGCAGAAGAAGATGCTTACATAAAATATAGAAAATATTCAGACTGGATTAAGGGTTGTGTGGATGGTGAAGCAACCAGTAAGTCTGACAACACATGGAAGGTTTCTGTCGTTAACATAGCCGCTAAAAAGGTTGATAGGATATACAAGCCAAAAGGCAAAACTGAGTACATGTATGACGGAGGATATAACAAATATAATACGCCTGATTTTCCTTCATGCAAATCAATTGAAAGTGAACTGGCAATTGCGGCTAAAAAATATTTAATTATTCTAAAAATAAATGCAGTAGATACTGCCTGCGCAGGACTGGCTGATGAAAAGCTTAAAGCCTGCAAAGACGGCGCAAACCATAAGAGTGATACCGCACACTGTGGAAAAACCTATGATGGTGACGAAGAAAAAATAAACGCCTGTAAACAAGGTCAGTCTGCCAAAATTGAAGCCCCAGAAGAAGAGGAAGGCGGCGAACCAAAAAACTCCTGCGGTATTGATGGCGGTTTAGGCTGGCTAATCTGCCCCGTAATGACATTCGTAGCTAACATTAATGACGCAGCCTACGGTGCTATTTCTGGATTTTTAGATATAAAACCAGCAATACTTGGTGACAACAGCAATACTTCCGGAGCAAAGCAAGGTTGGGATTTTTTCCGCAATATAGCCAACGCCATATTCGCCGTAATATTCTTATGGATTATATTTTCTCAAATCTCTAATGTTGGCGTTAGTAATTATGGAATTAAGAAAATCCTGCCTCGCTTAATAATAGGGGCTTTACTAGTTAATTTATCTTATTATCTTTGTCAGATTTTTGTAGACTTATCTAATATATTAGGGCATACATTAAAGGACGCCTTAGAAGCTGGAGCGGGAGGAATAGGTACTGAATCTGAAGCTGCAGGATGGGGTAGTGCCATCGCTGCCACCATAGTGGGTGTTGGCGGAGTAGCTGCATTTGCCGCCTTAGCTATTGGAATCCCCACTCTTGCTGCTGGATTCTTGGCGATTATGACAGTATTTATTATTCTAGTAGTTAGGCAAGCAGGTATCATACTATTAATATCCATGTCTCCTATAGCCTTCGCGGCGTGGCTACTGCCAAATACAGAAGACTTATTTAAAAAATGGATGAAAATGTTCCGGGGACTGCTATTAGTATTTCCTATAATATCTTTGTTGTACGGCGCGGGAAAATTAGCTGGTGCAGTGTTAGCATCAAGTGCGACAGTTGATCCGAATAATCCAGACGAGACTCTGCAGCTAGTTGCTTTAGCAGCCACTACTATGCCGCTCATTGCCACACCTTTCGTATTGCAAAACTCCTTAAGTTCACTGGGTAGTATCGGGGCAAAGATAGGGAAAATGAGCGCCGGTGCCCATAGTAGATTTGCCGGAAACATAAAAGGTACAGCAAAAGGACGTGTTGACAATTCTGTTATTGGCGATACGAAAAGAAAATATTCAGACTTCATAAATAGAAAACGCGCAAGCATGCGAGCAGGTGATTTTCGCACAAAGATAGACAATGGTAAGGTTGGTCGATTTATGGGTTGGGATAAAGGTGGAGCACGCGCCCGCGCAACTGTAGCTAAGGCGTTCGAAAGCGACGTTGAAGACGCATCCACAATGTTGCAAGGTATGACATCGGACGATATAGCCAAGATAGCCAACGGCACAGACACAAAAGCCTCAAAAGCTATGCGCGCAGCTGCCATTGATCATACTATGGCTAATGGTAGTTTTGAAGAACGTATGGAGGTGCTGAGTAGCCTAAAAGGTGTAGATACTTCTATAAAACAACGAGCGATTAAAGGTTCATTTGCAAAGGGAGATAATAATATCATAGGAAACAAATTCGGGAATGATATCCTCGAAGATAAAGTTGGAAATATGACTGATCTAAAGAATATGGCTATAGATAACGCTGCAGGTGGCAATTTACAAGCAGAACATCTTGTGCAAAATGCAGCGGGTACTGAATGGTTAGTTGACGCATCTATGAAGGCGGAGGATAAAAAAACCAACAAAAATGCCACAAGTGCCATATCGAATATTAAAAGTATGGCCCTTAAGGCTAGATTGAACCCAAATACTGCAAAGAATATAAACGGAAAATTGGATAGCACATTCCGTAAAGTTGGCTCTTGA
- a CDS encoding pilin translates to MKKIIIAMSLMIIGSFGVSMTFPDTSFAESKGNECDEKGKILTLKPWYYGLTKGDCSIKDIGSDADSQAKFIWKIALNIVDDLLQLIGYTTVGYIIYGGFLMMTSNGAPDKAAHGRKTIMSAAIGLVIALASVALVNFISSNIGV, encoded by the coding sequence ATGAAGAAGATTATAATAGCAATGTCTTTAATGATTATAGGGTCGTTTGGGGTGAGTATGACTTTCCCGGATACTTCTTTTGCTGAAAGTAAAGGTAATGAATGTGATGAAAAAGGTAAAATTTTAACATTAAAGCCGTGGTATTATGGATTGACGAAAGGTGACTGTTCTATTAAAGATATTGGTTCAGACGCTGATTCACAGGCAAAATTTATCTGGAAAATCGCGCTTAATATCGTTGATGATTTGCTGCAACTTATTGGTTATACGACCGTTGGATATATTATATACGGTGGTTTCTTGATGATGACCAGTAACGGGGCTCCAGATAAGGCTGCGCACGGGCGAAAGACTATTATGAGTGCCGCGATTGGCTTGGTTATCGCCTTAGCTTCTGTTGCGTTGGTTAACTTTATATCATCAAATATAGGAGTATAA
- a CDS encoding pilin, producing the protein MKIFTKILTAGILMIGLLGVFTPAVSAANGINICSEENQNSVYCQNKDKDKGEGQVNGIIKTIVEVLLMAVGAISIIMIVIGGILFALSSGDAQKAAKARSTILYAVVGLIVSVFASAIVNFVFDGFNKPVKHDESSNHSKE; encoded by the coding sequence ATGAAGATTTTTACAAAAATCCTGACGGCTGGAATACTAATGATTGGGCTTCTTGGAGTGTTCACTCCAGCAGTGTCTGCGGCTAACGGTATTAATATTTGCTCAGAGGAAAATCAAAACTCTGTCTATTGCCAAAATAAAGATAAAGATAAAGGTGAAGGTCAGGTGAACGGCATTATAAAAACTATTGTTGAAGTTCTACTTATGGCTGTCGGTGCTATTTCGATTATTATGATAGTCATTGGTGGTATTTTATTTGCACTTTCCAGTGGTGATGCTCAGAAGGCTGCAAAAGCCAGGAGTACTATTTTATATGCTGTCGTTGGCTTAATAGTTTCTGTATTCGCTTCGGCGATTGTCAATTTTGTGTTTGACGGGTTTAATAAGCCTGTTAAGCATGATGAATCTAGTAATCATAGTAAGGAGTAA